One Nicotiana tomentosiformis chromosome 4, ASM39032v3, whole genome shotgun sequence genomic window carries:
- the LOC138909581 gene encoding uncharacterized protein — protein MEVKEKQYNDPILVQLKEGIHKHRATTFSLGMDDGSTKMYHDLKEVYWWNDMKRGVANFVAQCSNCQQVKAEHQRPGRLAKSMEIPMQAERTIQTLEDMLRACVLDLKGSWDDHLSLIEFAYNNSLHANIQMVPFEALYGRRCRSPAGWFEVGEAELIGPDLVHQAMEKVKIIKERFKTA, from the exons atggaggtcaaggagaagcaatacaatgatccaatATTGGTgcaactgaaggaggggattcataaacacagGGCTAcgactttttctcttggcatggatgacg gttctacaaaaatgtatcatgatctcaaggaagtttactggtggaatgacatgaagaggggtgtggcgaACTTTGTGGCAcaatgttcaaactgtcaacaagtgaaggccgagcatcaaaggcccggtcGGTTAGCAAAGAGTATGGAAATTCCAAT gcaagcagagcggactattcagacgcttgaggacatgctgcgtgcgtgtgtgcttgacctcaagggtagctgggatgatcatttgtcgcttatagaatttgcttataacaacagcctCCATGCCAATATTCAAATGGTGccatttgaggccttgtatggtagaagatgtagatcgccggctgggtggttcgaggttggagaagctgaactaataggaccagaccttgtgcatcaggctatggaaaaggttaagatcataaaagagcggttTAAAACTGCTTAG